Proteins from a genomic interval of Coraliomargarita sinensis:
- a CDS encoding DEAD/DEAH box helicase, which translates to MDTTFTDLGLSPQLLDGIHKLGFESPSPIQAQTIPAILSGKDIVGLSQTGSGKTAAFGLPALQAVDINQKEAQVLVLCPTRELAVQVCAEIHRLGSALKGLSAVPVYGGAPIDRQMRAMRKGAHVIVGTPGRVMDHLRRRSLKTDGIKMCILDEADRMLDMGFREDMEVILDQLPADRQTLFFSATMNKSVQGLIRAFSHEAVEISIERKALTVDTIAQEYYEVRNRSKIEVMCRLLDLETKPRGIVFCNTKQMVEDATEALAARGYLADRIHGDIAQNNRERVIKKFRDGSVELLVATDVAARGLDIDDVDVVFNYDLPYDPEDYVHRIGRTGRAGRSGKSITFVYGRDIYRLEAIERYTRQTIRRMRIPSLEEVEGRKTDNVFNAVRERLESGDYKRHDDWIERLLDAGHTPTDIASALFDSFSKADNSGGEEIAEDREPFEANPKKGGKPGKGKKGKRGKFSGKGPYKGNSGKFEKKPFKPKSNLAGAKPKKKFSDKKAKKNPEPKRRFKVPK; encoded by the coding sequence ATACACAAACTCGGGTTTGAATCCCCCTCGCCGATTCAGGCACAAACGATTCCGGCCATCCTTTCCGGCAAAGACATCGTCGGCCTTTCCCAAACCGGCTCGGGCAAGACGGCCGCCTTCGGCCTACCCGCACTGCAAGCGGTGGATATCAATCAAAAGGAAGCACAGGTCTTGGTGCTCTGCCCCACGCGAGAGCTCGCCGTCCAAGTTTGCGCCGAGATTCACCGGCTTGGTTCGGCATTAAAGGGCCTCTCAGCCGTCCCGGTTTACGGCGGCGCTCCGATTGACCGGCAAATGCGTGCCATGCGAAAAGGCGCTCACGTGATCGTCGGCACGCCCGGCCGGGTAATGGACCACCTGCGCCGACGCTCACTCAAGACCGACGGCATTAAGATGTGCATCCTCGACGAAGCCGACCGCATGCTCGACATGGGCTTCCGCGAGGACATGGAAGTCATCCTCGACCAACTGCCGGCCGACCGGCAGACACTCTTCTTCTCCGCCACCATGAACAAAAGCGTTCAGGGGCTGATCCGGGCCTTCAGCCATGAAGCGGTGGAAATCAGCATCGAGCGTAAAGCGCTGACCGTCGACACCATCGCGCAGGAATACTACGAGGTCCGCAACCGGTCGAAGATCGAAGTCATGTGCCGGCTGCTTGATCTGGAAACCAAGCCACGCGGCATCGTTTTTTGTAACACCAAACAAATGGTGGAAGATGCCACCGAAGCCCTCGCCGCACGCGGCTATCTCGCCGACCGGATCCACGGCGACATTGCCCAGAATAACCGGGAGCGGGTGATCAAAAAATTCCGCGATGGCAGCGTAGAGCTACTCGTCGCCACCGACGTGGCCGCGCGCGGCCTCGATATCGACGATGTGGACGTGGTTTTCAACTACGACCTGCCCTACGACCCCGAGGATTATGTCCACCGCATCGGCCGCACCGGGCGGGCCGGACGCAGCGGCAAATCGATCACCTTTGTTTACGGCCGGGACATTTACCGCCTCGAAGCGATCGAGCGCTACACCCGCCAGACGATTCGCCGCATGCGCATTCCTTCCCTCGAAGAAGTGGAGGGCCGCAAAACCGACAATGTGTTCAATGCGGTCCGCGAGCGTCTGGAATCCGGCGACTACAAGCGGCACGATGACTGGATCGAGCGCCTGCTCGACGCCGGCCACACGCCGACCGATATCGCCAGCGCCCTATTCGATTCCTTCAGCAAAGCGGACAACAGCGGCGGCGAGGAAATCGCCGAAGACCGCGAGCCCTTCGAAGCCAATCCGAAAAAGGGAGGCAAGCCCGGCAAGGGTAAAAAAGGGAAACGTGGCAAGTTCTCCGGCAAAGGACCGTATAAAGGCAATTCAGGAAAATTCGAAAAGAAGCCTTTCAAGCCTAAAAGCAACCTGGCCGGCGCCAAGCCCAAGAAGAAATTCTCGGATAAAAAAGCGAAAAAGAACCCCGAACCGAAACGACGCTTCAAGGTACCGAAGTGA